In one Brevibacillus composti genomic region, the following are encoded:
- a CDS encoding ABC transporter ATP-binding protein has product MAETLVDFRNLRTYFYTEAGVVQAVNDVSFSIRSGETVCIVGESGCGKSITALSMMRLIASPPGKIESGEIWFEGRDLLKLRESEMRMIRGNEIAMIFQEPMTSLNPVLTVGDQIMEPLMEHKFLSKQEARKKAIQLIEQVGISRASDIIDSYPHELSGGMRQRIMIAISLCCDPKLLIADEPTTALDVTIQAQILDLLRTLKRERNMSLMLITHDLGVVAEMADYVIVMYAGRVIEQGPVVEIFKNPRHPYTKGLLLAKPIIGQRKERLFTIPGQVPNPIGLGENCHYSERCEHRMDICTVKQPRLMADGADRKVACWLYEGEGAR; this is encoded by the coding sequence ATGGCAGAGACACTCGTAGATTTTCGCAATTTGCGCACCTATTTTTATACAGAGGCTGGCGTGGTCCAGGCTGTCAATGACGTCAGTTTTTCGATCCGCTCCGGCGAAACCGTCTGCATCGTCGGCGAATCGGGCTGCGGCAAAAGCATCACGGCCCTGTCGATGATGCGCTTGATCGCTTCGCCTCCGGGTAAGATCGAAAGCGGCGAAATCTGGTTTGAGGGACGCGATCTGCTGAAGCTGAGGGAGTCGGAGATGCGGATGATCCGCGGCAATGAGATCGCGATGATTTTCCAGGAGCCGATGACTTCGCTGAACCCCGTCTTGACGGTGGGGGACCAGATCATGGAACCATTGATGGAACATAAATTTCTCTCCAAACAGGAAGCGAGGAAAAAGGCAATCCAGTTGATTGAGCAAGTGGGAATTTCCCGTGCCAGCGACATTATCGACAGCTACCCTCATGAATTGAGCGGGGGGATGAGGCAGCGGATCATGATTGCCATTTCGCTTTGCTGCGACCCGAAACTGCTGATTGCCGACGAGCCGACCACTGCGCTCGACGTGACGATTCAGGCGCAGATACTCGATCTCTTGCGGACCTTGAAAAGGGAGCGAAACATGTCGCTGATGCTGATCACGCACGATTTGGGAGTCGTTGCGGAGATGGCGGATTACGTGATCGTGATGTATGCGGGGAGAGTCATCGAGCAAGGTCCCGTGGTCGAAATCTTCAAAAATCCGCGCCATCCGTATACCAAGGGATTGCTGCTCGCCAAACCGATCATCGGTCAACGCAAGGAGCGCTTGTTTACGATACCCGGCCAGGTTCCCAATCCGATCGGACTCGGTGAGAATTGCCACTACAGCGAACGCTGCGAGCACCGGATGGACATCTGCACGGTCAAGCAGCCGCGGCTCATGGCGGACGGCGCAGACAGGAAAGTGGCATGCTGGCTGTACGAAGGCGAGGGAGCGAGATGA
- a CDS encoding PucR family transcriptional regulator, giving the protein MNKEWRLTVADVVKRPLFQHAVVVAGSRGLSRAVRWVHVLEAAHTVQYLNGEELILSTGLGFGEAKEKRLAYLSELISRKAVGLCIELGDYIPSVPEDMLELANHHDFPLIVFTKPVRFVNITQDLHELLINRQMQALRNLESYSRSLQQLSLQAQGIPKLLQHFQSNVHTQVFFFPLDGHPLYVPLLPQAVQSEMSSLIRSVLPQAGEMDVQSGVIALSDKKKLVYHPITGMGHLLAYVGLILFDRDPDEYLLLTLDYTVSAMAQILMRKMFAEEQMLAAENRLFDDLIANRTLPEEQIRSLLGLTGKGKTPTYHSMILSLHRGMEDASSPLPPHELTGVFRSLLTRLGFRPFIRCLGNRFYLLLISPTHPSDIRKNLDKAMSEMKRVCRQAMGPETEVFFGVSRPGEQLSDAGKHLAESEQALIFQRDTDSPYFSELGLFRLLFHVPQEPVLTHFIHDYLGPLLRYDAENNTQLVKTLRVYLDNHLSKQDTADKLFIHRQTLYHRLEKIEECLGVELSQPDKRLCLEIALRAYEWKHGITGSGLANGLHEKKAQPSR; this is encoded by the coding sequence ATGAACAAAGAATGGCGCTTGACCGTGGCAGATGTCGTGAAGCGGCCGCTGTTTCAGCACGCGGTGGTGGTAGCGGGCAGCCGCGGATTATCCCGTGCCGTCCGCTGGGTGCATGTGCTGGAAGCCGCCCATACCGTCCAGTACTTGAACGGCGAAGAGCTGATTCTGTCCACCGGTCTGGGATTTGGCGAGGCAAAGGAAAAACGGCTGGCCTACCTCTCCGAGCTGATATCGCGAAAAGCCGTCGGACTATGTATCGAGCTGGGCGATTATATCCCCTCTGTACCAGAAGATATGCTGGAGCTGGCAAATCATCACGACTTTCCTCTCATCGTCTTTACCAAGCCCGTTCGATTTGTGAATATCACCCAGGATTTGCACGAGCTCTTGATCAATCGCCAGATGCAGGCGCTGCGCAACCTGGAGAGCTACTCCCGCAGCCTGCAGCAGCTCAGTCTGCAGGCACAGGGGATACCCAAGCTCCTGCAGCATTTTCAATCAAACGTGCACACACAAGTGTTCTTCTTTCCGCTAGACGGCCACCCGCTCTATGTGCCGCTCTTGCCGCAGGCGGTGCAAAGCGAGATGTCCAGCCTCATCCGCTCCGTGCTGCCGCAGGCGGGTGAGATGGATGTGCAAAGCGGCGTCATCGCCCTCTCAGACAAAAAGAAGCTGGTCTACCATCCGATCACAGGCATGGGTCATCTGCTCGCCTACGTCGGACTGATCCTGTTCGACCGGGACCCCGATGAATACCTGCTGCTGACCCTCGACTACACCGTCAGCGCCATGGCCCAAATCCTGATGCGCAAGATGTTTGCCGAAGAACAGATGCTCGCCGCAGAAAATCGGCTCTTTGACGATTTGATCGCAAACCGGACGCTCCCCGAAGAGCAGATCCGCTCGCTACTCGGATTGACCGGAAAAGGAAAGACGCCGACGTACCATTCCATGATCCTCTCCCTGCATCGGGGCATGGAGGACGCCTCTTCTCCCCTGCCGCCGCATGAATTGACGGGGGTATTCCGCTCCCTTTTGACCAGGCTGGGATTCCGCCCCTTTATCCGTTGTCTCGGGAACCGTTTTTATCTGCTCTTGATCAGTCCGACCCACCCGAGCGATATCCGAAAAAATCTGGACAAAGCGATGTCGGAGATGAAGCGGGTATGCCGACAGGCCATGGGCCCCGAAACGGAGGTATTCTTTGGCGTCAGCAGACCTGGGGAACAACTGTCGGATGCCGGGAAGCATCTGGCCGAATCTGAGCAGGCGCTCATCTTTCAGCGTGACACCGACAGCCCGTACTTCTCGGAGCTGGGCCTCTTTCGTCTGCTGTTCCACGTCCCGCAGGAGCCGGTTCTCACCCATTTCATCCATGATTATCTCGGTCCGCTCCTCCGCTATGATGCGGAAAACAACACGCAGCTGGTCAAAACGCTGCGGGTCTATCTGGACAATCACCTCTCCAAGCAGGATACTGCGGACAAGCTGTTTATCCACCGGCAAACCCTCTACCACCGTCTGGAAAAAATAGAGGAATGCCTGGGCGTGGAATTGTCTCAGCCAGATAAGCGGCTCTGCCTGGAAATCGCCTTGCGCGCTTACGAGTGGAAGCACGGCATCACGGGCAGCGGCCTGGCAAACGGATTGCATGAAAAAAAGGCGCAACCATCTCGTTAG
- a CDS encoding ABC transporter ATP-binding protein translates to MSDVILEVKDLKKYFPIRTGVLKRTIGHVKAVDQISFTIIRGETLGLVGESGCGKSTVGRTIIRLYDKTDGTVLYKGQDIHQLGKKELRSLRPKMQLVFQDPFSSLNPRVKVGESIGEAVVDHGLCSPKEIRERVMEVLRICGLAPYHYDRYPHEFSGGQRQRIGIARALILQPDFIVLDEPVSALDVSIQAQIINLLSDLQQESNLTYLFISHDLSVVEHICTSVAVMYLGSIVEMASREELFQNPLHPYTKALLSAVPIPDPTAVRERILLKGDIPSPANPPSGCKFHTRCPMAAEICGQQVPEYRDAGNNHFVACHLV, encoded by the coding sequence ATGAGTGACGTCATCCTGGAAGTGAAAGACCTGAAAAAGTATTTTCCGATCCGCACCGGTGTATTGAAGAGAACGATCGGTCATGTGAAGGCTGTGGACCAGATCAGCTTTACCATCATTCGCGGAGAGACGCTGGGGCTGGTCGGCGAATCGGGCTGCGGCAAGAGCACGGTTGGACGGACGATCATTCGGCTGTACGACAAGACCGACGGCACCGTCCTGTACAAAGGGCAGGATATTCATCAGCTCGGCAAAAAGGAATTGCGCAGCCTGCGGCCGAAGATGCAGCTCGTTTTTCAGGATCCGTTCAGTTCGCTGAATCCGCGGGTGAAGGTGGGCGAATCGATCGGCGAAGCGGTCGTCGACCACGGGCTCTGCTCGCCCAAAGAGATTCGCGAGCGCGTGATGGAGGTGCTCCGCATCTGCGGACTGGCTCCCTACCACTACGACCGGTATCCGCACGAGTTTTCCGGAGGGCAGCGGCAACGCATCGGAATTGCCCGCGCCCTGATCCTGCAGCCGGATTTTATCGTGCTGGATGAACCCGTCTCCGCGCTGGATGTCTCGATCCAGGCCCAGATCATCAATCTCTTGTCCGACTTGCAGCAAGAGTCCAATCTGACCTACCTGTTCATCTCCCACGACCTGAGCGTCGTGGAACATATATGCACGTCCGTGGCCGTCATGTACCTCGGCTCGATCGTAGAAATGGCCTCGCGGGAAGAGCTTTTTCAAAACCCGCTGCACCCTTACACAAAAGCTCTCTTGTCCGCTGTGCCGATCCCGGATCCGACGGCAGTCCGGGAGCGCATCCTGCTGAAGGGCGACATTCCCAGCCCGGCAAACCCGCCCAGCGGATGCAAATTTCATACCCGTTGCCCGATGGCTGCGGAAATCTGCGGTCAACAGGTGCCCGAATACCGCGATGCGGGGAATAACCACTTTGTGGCTTGTCATCTGGTCTGA
- a CDS encoding S8 family serine peptidase has protein sequence MRKKWIAALSATIMLSLAAGQYQAGAKHYGERKGDLEIEASEELSLKAQAKRSGQTSLYVIRFEGPIQQEWKDEVESFGIKLGDYLPDYSFVAKLPDRGDLRKVKRLDFVKDIVPFYPVSKVAPQLRKSLGTNREVEVAVVGFDKRVDMRRTVSRIAKDELSGDVEPLKIAKHISVARISGQGLEEVIQSEDVIAVLPVSKRKLHNDRAADIIKADELERTGYTGRGQIIGIADSGLDRGDAEDIHPDLAGQVLSLYAIGRKGDASDLDGHGTHVTASALGTGKASRGRYQGTAPEAKLVFHSMMNEEGELVGDPREIMSQAYEDGARIHSNSWGADDFGDYGLDSYLFDQFLWEHKDMTALVAAGNAGYEGYETIGSPATAKNVIAVGATENDRPRIGGEEADDPDAVADFSSRGPTIDGRLKPDLVAPGSYILSARSLVPDEDAYLQVLDDEYAYNSGTSMATPLLAGGVAQIRQFLREDLDYDDPSAALIKAMLISGADDLDEDMRMQGFGRANLRAAIETDFVDEKEGLLTGEGATYTVEVKDRSKPLAITLAWTDHPPSLAANRALVNDLNLTVTAPDGQTYNGNDFFRYPYDDEVDNLNNVEQVWIPEPDWGTYTVRVKAHNIPHGPQPYAIATSGKITREAQGSHVLKGSLETDRSVNRSDWHTIEAKSEGRLRVNTTWRGGATLSLTLYDDSGMPIAVVSKLKKGKTIALPLPDAGTYQIKIQLDKGYDTTYRMEVNYPDE, from the coding sequence TTGAGAAAGAAGTGGATTGCCGCTCTGTCTGCGACGATCATGCTGTCCCTGGCAGCTGGTCAATATCAGGCGGGGGCCAAGCATTACGGAGAGAGAAAAGGCGACCTGGAAATCGAAGCCAGCGAAGAGCTGTCGCTGAAAGCCCAAGCGAAGCGGTCGGGCCAGACGAGCCTCTACGTCATTCGCTTCGAGGGTCCGATCCAACAGGAATGGAAGGATGAAGTCGAATCCTTCGGGATCAAACTGGGCGATTATTTGCCTGATTATTCATTTGTGGCAAAATTGCCGGACCGGGGCGATCTGAGGAAGGTAAAGCGTCTGGACTTTGTGAAGGACATCGTCCCTTTCTACCCGGTGTCCAAGGTAGCGCCACAGCTTCGCAAGTCACTCGGCACCAACAGAGAGGTCGAGGTAGCTGTTGTCGGTTTTGACAAACGGGTAGACATGCGCCGGACCGTCAGTCGAATCGCCAAGGACGAGCTGAGCGGCGATGTGGAACCGCTGAAAATAGCAAAACATATTTCGGTCGCCAGGATCAGCGGACAAGGGCTGGAAGAAGTGATCCAGTCCGAGGACGTGATCGCCGTGCTGCCGGTGAGCAAAAGGAAGCTGCATAATGACCGGGCAGCGGATATCATAAAGGCGGACGAACTGGAGCGGACCGGTTACACCGGGCGGGGACAAATCATCGGCATCGCCGACAGCGGACTGGACAGAGGGGACGCGGAGGACATCCATCCCGATTTGGCCGGCCAGGTCCTGAGCCTGTATGCGATCGGCCGCAAAGGCGACGCCAGCGATCTCGATGGCCACGGGACGCATGTAACGGCGTCGGCGCTCGGTACCGGCAAGGCATCGCGCGGTCGCTACCAAGGAACCGCACCCGAAGCCAAGCTGGTATTCCACTCCATGATGAACGAAGAGGGGGAGCTGGTAGGCGACCCGCGGGAGATTATGAGCCAAGCCTATGAGGACGGAGCCCGGATCCATTCCAATTCCTGGGGGGCGGACGATTTTGGCGATTACGGGCTGGATTCCTATCTATTCGATCAGTTCCTGTGGGAACACAAGGACATGACAGCGCTGGTTGCCGCTGGAAATGCGGGCTACGAAGGGTACGAAACGATCGGCAGCCCGGCGACAGCCAAAAATGTGATTGCGGTGGGCGCTACCGAGAATGATCGCCCCCGCATAGGCGGCGAGGAAGCGGACGATCCTGATGCAGTCGCTGATTTCAGCAGCAGGGGTCCGACGATTGACGGACGCTTGAAGCCCGATCTCGTGGCGCCGGGCAGCTATATCCTGTCAGCGCGTTCCTTGGTGCCCGACGAGGACGCCTATCTTCAGGTGCTGGACGATGAGTACGCGTACAACAGCGGGACAAGCATGGCGACGCCGCTGCTCGCCGGCGGCGTGGCGCAGATCCGGCAATTTCTCCGGGAAGATCTGGACTACGACGATCCCAGCGCGGCATTGATCAAAGCGATGCTGATCAGCGGCGCAGACGACCTGGACGAGGACATGCGCATGCAGGGCTTTGGACGGGCCAATCTGCGCGCTGCCATCGAGACCGATTTTGTCGATGAAAAAGAAGGACTCCTGACCGGCGAGGGAGCGACCTATACGGTGGAGGTAAAGGACCGCTCCAAGCCGCTTGCCATTACGCTGGCCTGGACCGATCATCCGCCTTCGCTCGCTGCGAATCGCGCGCTGGTAAACGACCTGAATCTGACGGTCACCGCACCGGACGGGCAGACGTACAACGGCAACGACTTTTTCCGCTACCCGTACGACGATGAGGTAGACAATCTGAACAATGTCGAGCAGGTATGGATTCCAGAACCGGACTGGGGCACCTATACGGTCAGGGTAAAGGCTCATAACATTCCGCACGGGCCGCAGCCGTACGCCATCGCTACATCGGGAAAGATCACCCGGGAAGCGCAAGGGTCGCACGTGTTGAAAGGCAGTCTGGAGACGGACAGGAGCGTCAATCGATCCGACTGGCACACCATCGAGGCCAAGAGCGAGGGAAGACTGCGGGTAAATACGACCTGGAGGGGCGGCGCGACCCTCAGTCTGACGCTCTACGACGACAGCGGGATGCCGATTGCGGTCGTCTCCAAATTGAAAAAGGGCAAAACGATCGCGCTGCCCTTGCCAGATGCGGGGACTTACCAGATCAAGATTCAACTGGACAAAGGGTATGATACGACCTATCGCATGGAAGTCAATTACCCGGACGAATAG
- the opp4C gene encoding oligopeptide ABC transporter permease — protein sequence MSQNLADIQIPVQKTKVVSDSPWRSAFRRLFRNKMAVTGFIVLALMFLFSFVGPFFSPHADAKISVRNANQPPSAEHWLGTDKLGRDVLLRTMEAGRVSLLVGLVAASIIVIIGGTLGSVAGYYGGFVDALIMRFADILYAIPTLPILVAIGAILSDLKFPPDKRIYLVMFIVGMIAWMSLSRLVRSQVLSLKEREFMLANEVLGLRDRRKIFRHLLPNTVPIIIVAATLGVANAILLESTLSFLGLGVVPPTPSWGQMISAANNMIDFQNRPWLWLPPGICILLTVVSINFIGDGLRDALDPKQKR from the coding sequence GTGAGCCAGAATCTCGCAGATATTCAAATACCTGTTCAGAAAACAAAAGTCGTTTCTGACTCCCCTTGGAGAAGTGCGTTTCGCCGTTTGTTCCGGAACAAAATGGCCGTGACAGGCTTCATCGTCCTGGCGTTGATGTTCTTGTTCTCATTCGTCGGTCCTTTCTTTTCCCCGCATGCCGATGCCAAAATTTCCGTCCGCAATGCGAACCAGCCCCCCAGTGCCGAGCATTGGCTGGGGACAGACAAACTGGGACGGGATGTTCTGCTCAGGACGATGGAAGCGGGCAGAGTGTCTCTTCTCGTGGGGCTCGTCGCCGCCTCGATCATCGTCATCATCGGCGGCACGCTGGGGTCCGTCGCAGGCTACTACGGAGGCTTCGTCGATGCGCTCATCATGCGCTTTGCCGATATCCTCTACGCGATCCCCACTTTGCCTATTTTGGTGGCGATCGGGGCGATTCTGTCTGATTTGAAGTTCCCGCCGGACAAGCGGATCTATCTCGTGATGTTTATCGTCGGGATGATCGCCTGGATGAGTCTTTCCCGTCTGGTACGCAGTCAGGTGCTCAGTCTCAAAGAGCGGGAGTTCATGCTGGCGAATGAAGTCCTCGGCTTGCGCGACAGACGGAAAATATTCAGACATTTGCTGCCCAATACCGTCCCGATCATCATCGTGGCGGCGACGCTGGGTGTGGCCAACGCCATCCTGCTCGAATCCACCCTGAGCTTTCTGGGGCTGGGCGTAGTGCCGCCAACACCGTCGTGGGGACAGATGATCTCGGCCGCCAACAATATGATTGATTTCCAGAACAGACCCTGGCTGTGGCTTCCCCCCGGGATATGTATTCTGCTGACGGTCGTTTCCATCAACTTTATCGGGGATGGCTTGCGCGACGCTCTCGATCCCAAACAGAAAAGATAG